One genomic region from Jiangella sp. DSM 45060 encodes:
- a CDS encoding MOSC domain-containing protein produces the protein MAQVTAVSASPTHSFGKPNQPAIALLAGLGVDGDAHAGTTVKHRSRVRRDPRQPNLRQVHLMHAELHDELTGSGFDVAPGDLGENVTTRGVDLLGLPAGTRLRLGAEAVVEVTGLRNPCYQIDDFRPGLLRQVVGRDADGEIVRRAGIMAIVLVGGEVRPGDPIAVDLPDGPHRPLAPV, from the coding sequence ATGGCGCAGGTCACCGCGGTCAGCGCCAGCCCCACGCACAGCTTCGGCAAGCCGAACCAGCCGGCCATCGCGCTGCTGGCCGGGCTCGGCGTCGACGGCGACGCCCATGCCGGGACGACGGTGAAGCACCGGTCCCGGGTGCGGCGCGACCCTCGTCAGCCGAACCTGCGCCAGGTCCACCTCATGCACGCGGAACTGCACGACGAGCTGACGGGGTCCGGGTTCGACGTCGCACCCGGCGACCTGGGCGAGAACGTCACCACTCGCGGCGTCGACCTGCTCGGCCTGCCGGCGGGCACGCGGCTGCGGCTGGGCGCCGAGGCCGTCGTCGAGGTCACCGGGCTGCGCAACCCCTGCTACCAGATCGACGACTTCCGGCCCGGCCTGCTCAGGCAGGTCGTCGGGCGCGACGCGGACGGTGAGATCGTCCGGCGGGCCGGGATCATGGCGATCGTGCTGGTCGGCGGCGAGGTGCGGCCGGGCGACCC
- a CDS encoding PPOX class F420-dependent oxidoreductase: MPNIATNTTVDLAGLLEFVRPRHHGIVITTRADGGPQASPVTCGVDDSGRIVVSTYPDRAKANNVRQRPRASIVVLSDDFDGAWVQVDGPAEIIDLPDSVEPLIEYYRNVAGEHEDWDGYREAMHRQGKSLLRITPQRWGPIATGGFPPHLVPDDEQDGHGHGGHGHGH, encoded by the coding sequence ATGCCGAACATCGCCACGAACACCACCGTCGATCTCGCCGGGCTGCTCGAGTTCGTCCGGCCGCGCCACCACGGCATCGTCATCACCACCCGCGCCGACGGCGGCCCGCAGGCCTCGCCGGTCACCTGCGGCGTCGACGACTCCGGGCGCATCGTCGTGTCGACCTACCCCGACCGCGCCAAGGCGAACAACGTCCGCCAGCGCCCGCGCGCCAGCATCGTCGTGCTCTCCGACGACTTCGACGGCGCATGGGTGCAGGTCGACGGGCCGGCCGAGATCATCGACCTGCCCGACTCCGTCGAGCCGCTGATCGAGTACTACCGCAACGTCGCCGGCGAGCACGAGGACTGGGACGGCTACCGCGAGGCCATGCACCGGCAGGGCAAGTCGCTGCTGCGCATCACGCCGCAGCGGTGGGGCCCCATCGCGACCGGCGGCTTCCCGCCGCACCTCGTCCCGGACGACGAGCAGGACGGCCACGGTCACGGCGGCCACGGCCACGGCCACTGA
- a CDS encoding TIGR03619 family F420-dependent LLM class oxidoreductase codes for MLPDTELRVVLPNESPAMQPSRLTELAAGAERLGYGAVLLPDHLLPPSPYGPEYGGVYEPLTTLAFLAAATRRIGLGMSVLVLPLREPFLVAKQAATVHRLSGGRLTLTVGAGWVRSEFDAARADYAGRGGYVEDALRLIRTLFSGATSYDDARFGFEHGVFEPRPLTPLPIAVGGTTDAALRRAAAVADEWHALALDADGFASRLAVLRSLRETGPLAGQPLRAGTRIEWAGGRSSLAAAVDSVHALAAAGADSVAVWFGDEDGFGERMEEFAAAFG; via the coding sequence ATGCTCCCCGACACCGAACTGCGGGTCGTCCTGCCCAACGAGTCGCCCGCCATGCAGCCGTCCCGGCTGACCGAGCTCGCGGCCGGCGCCGAGCGGCTCGGCTACGGCGCCGTCCTGCTGCCCGACCACCTGCTGCCGCCGTCGCCGTACGGCCCTGAGTACGGCGGGGTCTACGAGCCGCTGACGACGCTGGCGTTCCTCGCGGCGGCGACGCGGCGCATCGGGCTGGGGATGTCGGTGCTGGTGCTGCCGCTTCGCGAGCCGTTCCTCGTCGCCAAGCAGGCCGCCACGGTGCACCGGCTGTCCGGCGGGCGGCTGACGCTCACCGTCGGGGCGGGGTGGGTGCGGTCGGAGTTCGACGCCGCCCGGGCCGACTACGCGGGCCGCGGCGGCTACGTCGAGGACGCGTTGCGCCTGATCCGGACCCTGTTCTCCGGCGCCACCTCGTACGACGACGCGCGGTTCGGGTTCGAGCACGGCGTGTTCGAGCCGCGGCCGCTGACGCCGCTGCCGATCGCCGTCGGCGGCACGACCGACGCGGCGCTGCGCCGGGCCGCTGCTGTGGCCGACGAGTGGCACGCGCTCGCCCTCGACGCCGACGGGTTCGCGTCGCGGCTCGCGGTGCTGCGGTCGCTGCGCGAGACCGGGCCGCTGGCCGGGCAGCCGCTGCGGGCGGGCACCCGCATCGAATGGGCCGGCGGACGGTCGTCGCTCGCGGCAGCGGTCGATTCGGTGCACGCCCTCGCCGCGGCCGGCGCCGACTCCGTCGCCGTCTGGTTCGGCGACGAGGACGGCTTCGGGGAGCGCATGGAGGAGTTCGCGGCCGCGTTCGGCTGA
- a CDS encoding PIN domain nuclease: MILVDTSAWIDYLRAADTAAARELTALIQRGAEVCTTEPVIMELLAGADTPTRADALERLTNGLPVLGVDPRLDFRQASAIYLAVRRQGRTVRSLVDCLIAAVALRHDVALLHKDADYDAIASSLPLRAHLV; the protein is encoded by the coding sequence ATGATCCTCGTCGACACGTCGGCCTGGATCGACTACCTGCGGGCGGCTGACACGGCGGCGGCCAGGGAACTCACAGCGTTGATCCAGCGGGGCGCCGAGGTGTGCACGACCGAGCCGGTGATCATGGAGCTGCTCGCCGGCGCCGACACGCCCACGCGTGCCGACGCGTTGGAGAGGCTCACGAACGGACTGCCGGTGCTGGGCGTCGACCCGAGGCTGGATTTCAGGCAGGCGTCCGCGATCTACCTGGCGGTGCGCCGCCAGGGCCGGACGGTGCGCAGCCTCGTCGACTGCCTCATCGCGGCCGTCGCGCTACGGCATGACGTCGCGTTGCTGCACAAGGACGCCGACTACGACGCCATCGCCAGCTCCCTGCCGTTGCGTGCGCACCTCGTGTGA
- a CDS encoding type II toxin-antitoxin system VapB family antitoxin yields MTRTNIELDDALVGEVMRRYGVATKREAVDLALRRLVGVPLTKDFLLGLRGVGWGADLDELRSADAATAG; encoded by the coding sequence ATGACGCGTACCAACATCGAACTCGACGATGCGCTCGTCGGTGAAGTCATGCGGCGATACGGAGTCGCGACCAAGCGTGAGGCGGTCGATCTCGCCCTGCGCCGTCTCGTCGGTGTGCCGTTGACGAAGGACTTCCTGTTGGGGCTGCGCGGCGTCGGCTGGGGCGCCGATCTGGACGAGCTGCGGTCGGCCGACGCCGCAACGGCCGGATGA
- a CDS encoding RNA methyltransferase → MLTERSGRVREAHKLLRRPAREKAGLFLAEGPQAVREAVAAGPGRVVELFVTADAAARWSPIVAAADDAGIPVHAAGDAALAALSETVTPQGLVAVCRSLTVDLDVALTGEPRLVTVLAEARDPGNAGTVVRCADAAGADAVVLTHGSADPQGGKAVRASAGSVFHLPVVSGVPAADAVAALRERGLTVLAADGAGSLDLDDAEDDGLLAGPVAWLFGNEAWGLPDDVAALADHVVRVPIYGRAESLNLATAAAVCLYGSARAGRRATR, encoded by the coding sequence ATGCTGACCGAACGGTCCGGCCGGGTGCGCGAGGCGCACAAACTGCTGCGCCGGCCCGCCCGCGAGAAGGCGGGGCTGTTCCTCGCCGAGGGCCCGCAGGCGGTCCGTGAGGCGGTCGCCGCCGGGCCGGGCCGGGTGGTGGAGCTGTTCGTGACGGCGGACGCGGCGGCCCGGTGGTCGCCGATCGTCGCCGCCGCCGACGACGCCGGCATCCCCGTGCACGCGGCCGGCGACGCCGCATTGGCGGCGCTGTCGGAGACGGTGACGCCGCAGGGGCTGGTCGCCGTGTGCCGGTCGCTGACAGTGGACCTCGACGTCGCGCTGACGGGGGAGCCGCGGCTGGTAACCGTCCTCGCCGAGGCCCGCGACCCGGGCAACGCCGGCACGGTCGTCCGCTGCGCCGACGCGGCCGGAGCGGACGCCGTCGTGCTCACCCACGGCTCGGCCGACCCGCAGGGCGGCAAGGCCGTGCGCGCGTCGGCGGGCAGCGTGTTCCACCTGCCGGTGGTGTCCGGCGTGCCGGCGGCCGATGCGGTGGCGGCGCTGCGCGAGCGCGGGCTGACGGTGCTGGCGGCCGACGGCGCCGGCTCGCTCGACCTCGACGACGCCGAGGACGACGGCCTGCTCGCCGGCCCGGTCGCGTGGCTGTTCGGCAACGAGGCGTGGGGCCTGCCCGACGACGTCGCCGCGCTCGCCGACCACGTCGTCCGGGTCCCGATCTACGGCCGCGCAGAGAGCCTCAACCTCGCCACGGCGGCCGCCGTCTGTCTCTACGGCTCGGCTCGGGCCGGCCGCCGCGCCACCCGCTAG